One Peribacillus simplex NBRC 15720 = DSM 1321 genomic region harbors:
- a CDS encoding RidA family protein, whose amino-acid sequence MKSIFEVGNLKSNGHYALATVHQNTVYVSGQFAINPETCEKKFGTIEEETLQALKNVEMIVEAAGSKKEQILRMTLYIPDVKLWDKVDAVYKEFFGEHKPARTVVPTNELHFGFKIEIDAIAYI is encoded by the coding sequence ATGAAAAGCATCTTTGAAGTAGGAAATTTAAAATCAAATGGACACTATGCATTAGCAACAGTTCATCAGAACACTGTCTATGTATCAGGGCAATTTGCCATTAATCCAGAAACCTGTGAAAAGAAATTTGGCACCATCGAAGAAGAAACATTACAAGCACTTAAGAATGTGGAAATGATTGTAGAAGCAGCTGGAAGTAAAAAAGAGCAGATTTTGCGTATGACATTATATATTCCGGATGTGAAATTATGGGATAAAGTAGATGCTGTTTATAAGGAATTTTTCGGTGAACATAAACCAGCTCGTACCGTTGTACCAACTAATGAATTACATTTTGGATTCAAAATTGAAATTGATGCCATTGCATATATTTAG
- a CDS encoding SDR family oxidoreductase produces the protein MSPGGLTNDPGTGKVKVAVDLAYGQISPEDVASAIISALENDRTNEV, from the coding sequence ATTAGTCCAGGGGGATTGACCAATGATCCTGGAACTGGGAAGGTAAAAGTGGCAGTTGACCTTGCTTACGGGCAAATTTCTCCTGAAGACGTTGCATCAGCTATTATTTCTGCACTGGAGAATGATCGTACGAATGAAGTATGA
- a CDS encoding C40 family peptidase codes for MKKIIASFVVSGLLLSNPLVSNAALGDRTLKSGMTHTEVKQLQEVLKKKEYFKSNNTTTYFGTVTKSAVVKFQKSKGLKADGIVGSNTYKALGVKKQTSNVANINKTSNKPSAIVTEAKKHLNVRYVWGGTTRKGFDCSGFLKYVFEKGADVTLPRTVSEIYKKGTKVSKPQVGDLVFYETYKPGASHAGIYIGGNQFIHSSSSNGVSISSMDNSYWKKRYIGAKRM; via the coding sequence ATGAAAAAAATTATAGCATCTTTTGTAGTTTCTGGATTGTTACTATCAAATCCGTTGGTTAGTAATGCTGCATTGGGCGATCGTACATTAAAAAGTGGAATGACTCATACAGAAGTAAAACAATTACAAGAGGTATTAAAGAAAAAAGAATATTTTAAGAGTAATAATACAACTACATATTTTGGGACCGTTACTAAAAGTGCAGTCGTAAAGTTCCAAAAAAGTAAAGGCTTAAAAGCTGACGGTATTGTAGGTTCGAATACATATAAAGCATTGGGTGTAAAAAAGCAGACATCCAACGTAGCTAATATAAATAAAACAAGCAATAAACCTTCTGCGATAGTGACTGAAGCAAAAAAACATTTGAATGTACGGTATGTATGGGGTGGAACTACACGAAAAGGTTTTGATTGCAGCGGATTCCTAAAATACGTTTTCGAAAAAGGTGCAGATGTTACTTTACCAAGAACGGTATCGGAAATTTATAAAAAGGGGACAAAGGTGTCCAAACCACAAGTTGGAGATTTGGTCTTTTATGAAACCTATAAACCTGGTGCCTCGCATGCTGGTATTTATATCGGTGGTAATCAATTCATACACAGCTCCTCATCAAATGGTGTAAGCATTTCCTCCATGGATAATAGTTATTGGAAGAAAAGATATATAGGAGCAAAAAGAATGTAA
- a CDS encoding helix-turn-helix transcriptional regulator produces the protein MEEIKKVLESYIPIAKSTAKMFGPNCEVVIHDLTNPQASVMFTVNNHVTGREIGQSFDHLVKTVLQSEDFKDDYLAGYTFVTEDKRTIRSSTSLIRDSKQKVIGAFCINFDVEALNQMQQFMNTFLATQVEVQENETKSDDDIENVEGIVDQLIQQIIQNSVHPVMKRHEKIELIRFMDEKGIFLMKGSVEKVASLLGISKVTVYSYLDEIKNKSS, from the coding sequence ATGGAAGAAATTAAGAAAGTATTAGAGAGTTATATCCCTATAGCAAAATCTACTGCAAAAATGTTTGGACCAAACTGTGAAGTCGTTATTCATGATTTGACGAACCCTCAAGCATCTGTAATGTTTACAGTAAATAACCATGTTACAGGAAGAGAAATCGGTCAATCATTTGATCACCTAGTGAAGACTGTATTACAATCAGAAGATTTTAAAGATGATTATCTTGCAGGTTATACATTTGTAACAGAAGATAAGCGTACTATTCGTTCTTCGACTTCATTAATACGTGATTCTAAGCAAAAAGTGATTGGTGCTTTCTGCATAAATTTTGATGTTGAAGCACTGAATCAAATGCAACAATTTATGAATACTTTTCTTGCTACACAAGTTGAAGTTCAAGAGAATGAAACAAAATCAGATGATGATATTGAAAATGTTGAAGGAATAGTGGATCAATTGATTCAACAAATCATTCAAAACAGTGTTCATCCAGTCATGAAACGCCATGAGAAGATTGAATTAATAAGATTTATGGACGAAAAAGGCATTTTTTTAATGAAAGGATCTGTTGAGAAGGTCGCATCTTTGTTAGGCATTTCCAAAGTAACAGTTTATAGTTATTTGGATGAAATCAAAAATAAATCAAGTTAA
- a CDS encoding cupin domain-containing protein has translation MEHEELSNSTIFPLGEKVEANFIGDAYLQMVFTDEKPLNASIGNVTFSPGARNNWHSHKVGQVLLVTGGEGWFQEEDKPAQLLKKGDVVNIPPHVKHWHGATKDSWFVHLAMTPGETEWLEPVDDEWFNKL, from the coding sequence ATGGAACACGAAGAATTAAGTAATAGCACAATCTTTCCATTGGGCGAAAAAGTTGAAGCAAACTTTATAGGAGACGCTTACTTACAAATGGTATTTACCGATGAGAAGCCACTCAATGCATCAATCGGGAATGTAACCTTTTCACCAGGAGCTCGCAATAACTGGCACTCTCATAAAGTTGGACAAGTTTTGTTAGTGACAGGTGGTGAGGGTTGGTTTCAAGAAGAAGACAAACCAGCTCAATTACTCAAAAAAGGCGATGTAGTAAACATTCCGCCGCATGTAAAACACTGGCACGGTGCGACAAAAGACAGCTGGTTTGTACACTTAGCAATGACGCCGGGAGAAACAGAATGGTTGGAACCTGTCGATGATGAATGGTTTAATAAATTATAA
- a CDS encoding carboxymuconolactone decarboxylase family protein has protein sequence MAEKQTAGRDLLGEFAPKFAELNDDVLFGEVWSREKELSPRDRSMITVSALIAGGNFEQLTPHLQKAKANGVTREEIAEVITHLSFYAGWPKAWSAFNIAKEIYND, from the coding sequence ATGGCAGAAAAACAAACAGCTGGACGAGACTTGTTGGGAGAATTCGCTCCCAAATTTGCTGAACTTAACGATGACGTTTTATTCGGTGAAGTTTGGTCACGCGAGAAAGAACTATCTCCACGCGACCGCAGTATGATTACGGTTTCTGCATTAATTGCTGGAGGAAACTTTGAACAATTGACGCCACACCTTCAAAAAGCGAAAGCAAACGGAGTGACGAGAGAAGAAATTGCGGAAGTCATCACTCATCTTTCGTTCTATGCAGGATGGCCTAAAGCTTGGTCAGCATTTAACATTGCAAAAGAAATTTATAACGATTAA
- a CDS encoding NAD(P)-dependent alcohol dehydrogenase: MCNNHNNMNSTRVLSAPRAKAKFEHTTIERRELRTDDVLIDIKFSGICHSDIHSAFDEWGGGIFPMVPGHEIAGVVAAVGSAVTKFAVGDRVGVGCFVNSCGECEYCLSGEEQFCTKGVINTYNSLDYDGNPTYGGYSQKIVVKEGFVVRIPDGLEMDVASPLLCAGITTFSPLKHWNAGPGKKVAIVGMGGLGHVAIQFAHAMGAEVTVLSRSINKKEEALGFGADHYYATSDSAAFTELAGRFDLILNTVSANLNVDQYLSLLRVDGTLVNVGAPADPDQYSVFSLIMGRRSIAGSLVGGIRETQEMLDFAVQHGIAPMIELIRADQVDEAYERILRSDVRYRFVIDISTL, translated from the coding sequence ATGTGTAATAATCATAACAACATGAATTCGACACGTGTTCTAAGTGCTCCACGTGCAAAGGCGAAATTTGAACATACTACTATTGAGCGTAGAGAATTACGAACAGATGACGTCTTAATCGATATTAAATTTAGTGGTATCTGCCACTCTGACATTCACAGTGCATTTGATGAATGGGGCGGTGGGATCTTCCCAATGGTTCCTGGTCACGAAATTGCAGGAGTCGTAGCAGCAGTAGGTTCAGCCGTTACAAAATTTGCGGTTGGTGATCGCGTTGGCGTTGGTTGTTTTGTTAACTCCTGTGGAGAGTGCGAATACTGCCTAAGTGGTGAGGAGCAATTTTGTACAAAAGGCGTTATCAACACATATAACTCATTAGACTATGATGGAAATCCAACATACGGTGGATATAGCCAAAAAATCGTCGTAAAGGAAGGATTCGTTGTTCGTATCCCAGACGGTCTGGAAATGGATGTGGCAAGCCCACTCTTATGTGCAGGTATCACCACATTCTCTCCTTTGAAACACTGGAACGCTGGTCCAGGTAAGAAGGTTGCCATTGTGGGAATGGGAGGTCTTGGACACGTGGCGATCCAATTTGCACATGCTATGGGTGCTGAAGTAACGGTCTTGAGTCGTTCTATAAATAAAAAAGAGGAAGCTCTAGGTTTTGGCGCAGACCATTACTATGCAACGAGTGATTCTGCTGCATTCACTGAATTAGCAGGTCGTTTTGACCTCATCTTAAATACTGTGTCGGCAAATCTGAATGTTGATCAATATTTATCCTTGCTTCGTGTAGATGGAACACTTGTCAATGTTGGTGCACCAGCCGATCCAGATCAATACAGTGTGTTTTCTCTAATCATGGGTCGTCGTAGCATTGCTGGTTCACTCGTTGGTGGCATTCGTGAAACACAAGAAATGCTTGATTTTGCTGTTCAACATGGCATTGCTCCTATGATTGAATTAATCCGTGCTGATCAAGTAGATGAAGCGTATGAGCGCATTCTCCGTAGTGATGTGCGTTATCGATTCGTTATTGACATTTCTACCTTGTAA
- a CDS encoding GNAT family N-acetyltransferase, which produces MKISQTRNFNLVAKLNKYVHDLHSNLYPKYFKEYNYENVKGVFKSLVHNESFIFLLLEDNEEALGYAWIEIREYPENALKKGYKSVYVHQISIVETKRNKGYGSSLMECIYEIAKDRGIDLIELDYWFENSVAKDFYKKQNFIKYREFVYKEL; this is translated from the coding sequence ATGAAAATTAGTCAAACTAGGAATTTCAATCTGGTCGCTAAATTAAATAAATATGTGCACGATTTACATTCAAATTTATATCCTAAATACTTTAAGGAATATAACTATGAAAATGTGAAGGGAGTTTTCAAAAGTCTGGTTCATAACGAAAGTTTCATTTTCCTTTTGTTAGAAGATAACGAAGAAGCACTTGGCTATGCTTGGATAGAGATAAGAGAATATCCGGAAAATGCGTTAAAAAAAGGATATAAGTCTGTTTATGTACACCAGATTAGCATTGTAGAAACAAAGAGGAATAAGGGTTATGGTTCAAGTCTTATGGAATGTATATATGAAATTGCAAAAGATCGAGGAATAGATTTAATAGAATTAGATTATTGGTTTGAGAACAGTGTTGCAAAGGACTTCTATAAAAAGCAAAATTTTATAAAGTACAGAGAATTTGTTTATAAAGAACTGTAA
- a CDS encoding IS110 family transposase, whose amino-acid sequence MNPVVGLDVAKGESQVQAFLDQSKPYGKSFSMKHIKEELEHFLEFLKEIEEVTGQMPMVILESTGHYHSPVIQYLEEQGILYILLNPIISYQAKKSSLRKVKTDAIDAYQLCVLYYKEDLEPHKIRGIQLLDLRNLSRQQEIVTNMYVEAKLQFHTILDQVFPEYRKVFGDLYSKVSLLMLKEYPTSEAVLTAGESRLAESVIEFCSSRSSEWAWEKAKKIMDSASRNPFQKSVYESHVINLRMYIELLFHYQGHLSDLEDRIVALANELEEYKIIQSIPGIGEKIAATIISEIGEIDRFNHPKKLVAFAGVDPSVHSSGKFTATINRMTKRGSSRLLHSLYLAVLCGIRSSRNKKLKAFYDKKKSEGKPAKVSIVACMNKLLHWIYALLKRKETFLDLA is encoded by the coding sequence ATGAATCCAGTTGTTGGTCTGGATGTGGCAAAAGGAGAGAGTCAAGTTCAGGCATTCTTAGATCAATCTAAACCGTATGGGAAGAGCTTTTCAATGAAGCATATCAAAGAGGAGTTAGAGCATTTTTTAGAATTTCTAAAAGAAATTGAAGAGGTGACAGGGCAGATGCCTATGGTCATTTTAGAATCTACAGGGCATTACCATTCTCCCGTTATTCAATACCTGGAGGAACAAGGGATTCTATATATCTTACTAAATCCGATTATTTCTTATCAGGCAAAGAAGTCCAGTTTACGGAAGGTGAAAACAGACGCTATCGATGCGTACCAGTTGTGTGTGCTGTATTACAAAGAGGATTTAGAACCTCATAAAATTAGAGGAATTCAGCTATTAGACCTTCGGAATTTGTCCAGACAACAGGAAATCGTAACGAATATGTATGTGGAAGCTAAACTTCAGTTTCACACCATTTTAGATCAAGTGTTTCCTGAATACCGGAAGGTTTTTGGGGATCTATATTCGAAGGTTTCTTTATTGATGTTAAAGGAATATCCTACTTCAGAGGCGGTATTAACAGCCGGAGAAAGTAGACTAGCAGAGAGTGTTATAGAGTTCTGTTCTAGCCGATCGAGTGAATGGGCATGGGAAAAAGCAAAAAAAATAATGGATTCCGCATCTAGAAATCCATTTCAAAAAAGCGTGTATGAAAGTCACGTAATCAATCTTCGTATGTATATTGAGTTGCTTTTTCATTACCAGGGACACCTTTCCGATTTGGAAGATCGTATAGTGGCCCTGGCAAATGAACTGGAAGAATATAAGATCATCCAATCGATTCCGGGTATCGGAGAAAAAATCGCAGCCACGATTATCTCTGAAATCGGTGAAATCGATCGGTTTAATCATCCGAAAAAACTGGTTGCCTTCGCTGGAGTAGATCCAAGTGTTCACTCATCGGGTAAGTTTACGGCAACCATTAATCGTATGACAAAAAGAGGTTCGAGCAGACTACTTCATTCTCTGTATCTTGCCGTACTATGCGGCATAAGAAGTTCAAGGAACAAAAAGCTTAAAGCATTCTATGATAAGAAAAAATCAGAAGGAAAACCTGCCAAAGTGTCAATCGTTGCTTGTATGAATAAGTTGCTTCATTGGATTTATGCTTTATTAAAGAGAAAAGAAACGTTCCTAGATTTAGCCTAA
- a CDS encoding GNAT family N-acetyltransferase — MYYKVIINMPISNHEVPELRELIGWGRRDKDFPTLFKRCNFWAGVRNEKNNNLIAFGYVAGMGLEHGYMEDIIVHPDYQKMGIFVELVRELLSESERYGLEIVTLTYDPKHKNFYETCGFTSCSGGLWKKR, encoded by the coding sequence ATGTACTATAAGGTCATAATAAACATGCCAATATCTAATCATGAAGTACCAGAATTAAGGGAACTGATTGGTTGGGGAAGACGAGACAAAGACTTCCCAACCTTATTCAAACGATGTAACTTTTGGGCTGGAGTAAGAAACGAAAAAAATAATAATCTTATAGCATTTGGTTATGTTGCTGGCATGGGATTAGAACATGGTTATATGGAAGACATAATTGTTCATCCTGATTATCAAAAAATGGGAATTTTTGTGGAGTTAGTAAGAGAATTATTAAGCGAATCTGAACGGTATGGTTTAGAAATTGTTACCTTAACGTATGATCCCAAACATAAAAACTTTTATGAAACTTGTGGCTTTACTTCCTGTTCAGGTGGGTTATGGAAAAAACGGTAA
- a CDS encoding threonine synthase, with the protein MKQFICNSCGKKHDITPTLWKCECGGVLNIVKDTPKVDIAAWNNYPNSLWRYFETMPFAKDSKTWESVTMGEGQSPLIVLDPMEPNTYVKVDYMMPTLSFKDRGAVVLMTKAKELGVSKVIADSSGNAGTAIAAYAARCNIACDIYLSDETSPKKIAQIKAHGATIKEIRGTREDIAAAAQKAVDEEKVFYASHVYNPYFYEGTKTYAYEIYEQLNGVPDALFIPVGNGTLLLGAYYGFKELLENGLIDKIPKIVAIQAENCAPLVKAYQTGEESAQPVTNRGTLAEGIAIAAPARSKQILEAVRNTNGTFIDIEEDEILSARAKLSEKGFYVEVTSAVNYAGYIKYKKAPEEKIIIPLCGAGIKSK; encoded by the coding sequence ATGAAACAATTTATTTGTAACAGTTGTGGCAAAAAGCATGATATTACACCAACTCTATGGAAATGTGAATGTGGCGGAGTATTAAACATAGTAAAAGATACCCCAAAAGTTGATATTGCAGCTTGGAATAACTATCCAAACTCATTATGGCGTTATTTTGAAACCATGCCATTCGCAAAAGATTCTAAGACATGGGAATCCGTGACAATGGGTGAAGGTCAATCACCTTTAATCGTTCTAGATCCTATGGAGCCAAATACGTATGTAAAAGTTGATTATATGATGCCTACATTATCCTTTAAAGATCGAGGAGCCGTTGTTTTGATGACAAAGGCAAAAGAATTAGGGGTATCAAAAGTAATTGCTGATAGTAGTGGTAATGCAGGAACGGCGATTGCAGCTTATGCAGCACGTTGTAATATTGCCTGTGATATATATCTAAGTGATGAAACTTCACCGAAAAAGATCGCTCAAATAAAAGCCCATGGAGCAACGATTAAAGAGATTCGTGGTACACGAGAGGACATTGCAGCTGCGGCACAAAAAGCAGTAGACGAAGAAAAAGTTTTTTACGCAAGTCATGTGTATAATCCTTATTTTTATGAAGGAACGAAAACATATGCCTATGAAATTTATGAACAATTAAATGGTGTGCCTGATGCTTTATTTATTCCGGTTGGAAACGGTACGCTTCTCCTAGGTGCGTACTATGGCTTTAAAGAGTTATTGGAAAATGGATTAATTGATAAAATACCGAAAATCGTTGCCATTCAAGCGGAGAACTGTGCGCCTCTTGTGAAAGCTTACCAAACAGGGGAGGAATCAGCACAACCTGTTACGAATAGAGGTACTTTAGCGGAAGGGATAGCTATTGCTGCACCAGCGCGTTCCAAACAAATTTTAGAAGCTGTACGTAATACCAATGGTACGTTTATTGATATTGAAGAAGATGAGATTCTGAGTGCACGCGCTAAGCTTAGTGAGAAAGGATTTTATGTGGAAGTGACATCAGCAGTAAACTATGCTGGATACATCAAGTATAAAAAGGCACCCGAAGAAAAAATAATCATACCTCTTTGTGGTGCAGGTATTAAATCAAAATAA
- a CDS encoding DinB family protein: MRPRPLSIENPEYDRYVSLVPDGDIEEILSKQRTKTITLLSSISEESARKAYAPGKWTLKEVIGHMADVERVMSYRMLAIARNESAPLPAMDQDQYVSAANFNKLSWEQLLAGLDTVRSNTLSLISTIDDAAWDRNGTVMDSPVSIGTFAYGIVGHELHHMKVISDKYL; the protein is encoded by the coding sequence GTGCGTCCACGACCATTATCTATTGAAAATCCAGAGTATGATAGGTATGTTAGTCTTGTGCCGGATGGAGATATTGAAGAAATACTTAGTAAGCAACGAACTAAGACCATTACCCTCTTGAGCAGCATATCAGAGGAGTCAGCAAGGAAGGCGTACGCACCAGGGAAATGGACTTTAAAAGAAGTGATTGGGCATATGGCCGACGTGGAACGTGTGATGTCGTATCGAATGCTTGCCATTGCACGAAATGAAAGTGCACCACTCCCAGCAATGGATCAGGATCAATACGTTTCTGCGGCAAACTTCAACAAATTATCCTGGGAGCAGCTACTAGCTGGTTTAGACACGGTACGCTCCAACACGTTAAGTCTTATTTCAACCATTGATGATGCAGCGTGGGATCGTAATGGAACTGTAATGGACAGCCCAGTTTCGATAGGTACCTTTGCATATGGCATTGTCGGGCACGAGTTACACCATATGAAAGTGATTAGTGATAAATACTTATAA
- a CDS encoding sporulation protein, with protein MFKKILASLGKGAATVDLQCGNRNYQAGESIQGEVVIQGGEVKQKINQLTVRFMMNVVLKQGSVSKEVAQIPLVNRDCIHPKERKVIPFHYVLPMNIPISRGTVSYYLDTHLDIEGGVDRKDVDRLVIQSQKSIQSIFNAMDQLGFRETADSGKLDQYGQEFAFFPTQQFMGQVNEVEMRFANEESGIRVWMEVDCKSGYKEIEAKREFHLNQSVLEHEAGLEKLLVKYISEAIDQPYAFTQPFSYSTNHHHGRASQLGNAIPGMVGGLAVGVLGSMLFTEMMDGFDVEEMFEEATEDLDGGFDSFFDNGDGES; from the coding sequence ATGTTCAAAAAAATTTTAGCAAGTTTAGGAAAAGGAGCCGCAACTGTAGATTTACAATGTGGTAATCGTAATTATCAAGCGGGAGAAAGCATACAAGGGGAGGTTGTCATTCAAGGTGGTGAGGTGAAACAGAAAATTAATCAATTGACTGTCCGGTTTATGATGAATGTGGTATTAAAACAAGGAAGCGTTTCTAAGGAAGTTGCCCAAATACCATTAGTTAATCGAGATTGTATTCACCCCAAAGAACGTAAGGTCATTCCTTTTCATTATGTCCTACCTATGAATATACCTATTTCAAGGGGAACTGTCTCATACTATCTGGATACACATCTTGATATTGAGGGAGGGGTTGACCGCAAAGATGTAGACCGGCTAGTCATCCAATCTCAGAAATCTATCCAATCCATTTTTAATGCAATGGATCAATTAGGTTTTCGCGAGACAGCCGACTCGGGTAAACTCGACCAATATGGACAGGAATTTGCTTTTTTCCCCACTCAACAATTCATGGGACAGGTAAATGAAGTTGAAATGCGGTTTGCCAATGAAGAATCAGGGATCCGGGTCTGGATGGAAGTTGACTGTAAAAGCGGCTACAAGGAAATTGAAGCAAAACGTGAGTTTCATTTAAATCAAAGTGTTCTTGAGCATGAAGCCGGACTTGAAAAACTACTTGTAAAATATATATCGGAAGCTATTGATCAGCCTTATGCTTTTACACAGCCGTTCTCTTATTCCACCAACCATCATCATGGTCGCGCTTCCCAATTAGGAAACGCTATACCTGGAATGGTTGGTGGATTAGCAGTGGGTGTTTTAGGGTCAATGTTATTTACTGAGATGATGGATGGATTTGATGTTGAGGAAATGTTTGAAGAAGCAACAGAAGATCTTGATGGAGGTTTTGATTCATTTTTTGATAATGGGGATGGGGAATCCTAA
- a CDS encoding IS110 family transposase: MNFKMQNKQNQLIERITDQHLVVGVDIAQHLHVARAVNFRGIVVGKPLSFENNEEGFTRLLNWIQELKQMKNLDTTIVGMEPTGHYWINLSKWLVKQNMDVVTVNPHHVKRNKENRDNTQSKSDKKDALVIADMVKNGYYAFVRSTSESFEKLRVLMANRDVIVKRHVSSINQINRWVDVVFPELRQVFKDVSCKGAIATLRLFPTPAELCSLQPQDIVTGWKSCMKRHSGHKKARSLLVLAKRSIGTKQALDAYKLHLGQLLEEYDLASSQLERVTQEVTNVLEQIPFVKQILAIKGISEISLAGILGEAGDLSGFAHGNALLRHAGLHLAEASSGKWKGQIVLSKRGRSRLRRYLFLATMSLVMNNPEFKALHSNNVKVKKIKKMKSIMKLCGKLARVLVGIARNGSAYKPEMIFPFEQLAA; encoded by the coding sequence ATGAATTTTAAAATGCAAAACAAACAAAATCAACTAATTGAGAGAATTACGGATCAACATCTAGTTGTTGGTGTGGATATTGCCCAACACTTACACGTGGCCCGTGCTGTAAACTTTCGGGGCATTGTGGTCGGGAAACCCTTGTCTTTTGAAAATAACGAAGAGGGTTTTACTCGATTACTAAACTGGATCCAGGAACTAAAACAAATGAAAAACCTAGACACAACGATAGTCGGAATGGAACCTACCGGACATTATTGGATAAACCTTTCAAAGTGGCTAGTCAAACAAAACATGGATGTCGTCACCGTCAATCCTCACCATGTCAAAAGAAACAAAGAAAATCGTGATAATACGCAATCCAAAAGTGATAAAAAAGATGCCCTTGTCATCGCTGATATGGTGAAGAATGGCTACTATGCCTTCGTTCGTTCCACTTCAGAATCATTTGAAAAACTTCGTGTCCTTATGGCTAACCGAGATGTGATCGTTAAGCGTCATGTTAGCTCCATCAACCAAATTAATCGATGGGTGGATGTGGTCTTTCCCGAGCTCCGGCAAGTGTTTAAAGACGTATCATGTAAAGGGGCAATCGCAACCCTACGCCTCTTTCCTACCCCAGCTGAATTATGTTCCTTACAGCCTCAAGATATCGTAACCGGTTGGAAATCATGTATGAAGCGACATTCCGGGCATAAAAAAGCCCGTTCCCTGCTTGTATTGGCCAAGCGTTCAATTGGTACGAAACAAGCCCTTGATGCGTATAAACTTCACTTGGGACAATTATTAGAGGAATATGATCTCGCTTCATCCCAACTCGAAAGAGTGACGCAAGAAGTCACAAACGTCTTGGAACAGATTCCATTCGTTAAGCAAATACTTGCCATTAAAGGAATCAGCGAGATTTCACTAGCGGGAATCTTAGGAGAAGCTGGAGATCTGAGTGGGTTCGCTCACGGGAATGCGCTCCTTCGTCATGCAGGATTGCATCTCGCTGAAGCAAGCTCTGGGAAGTGGAAAGGCCAAATTGTTCTTTCCAAACGTGGAAGATCACGCCTGCGGCGTTACCTCTTCCTTGCGACCATGAGTCTAGTGATGAATAACCCTGAGTTTAAAGCCCTACACTCGAATAATGTTAAAGTGAAGAAGATTAAGAAAATGAAATCCATCATGAAACTTTGTGGAAAACTCGCCCGTGTCCTAGTAGGTATAGCTCGTAATGGCTCTGCCTATAAACCGGAAATGATCTTCCCATTTGAACAACTAGCAGCGTAA
- a CDS encoding tyrosine-type recombinase/integrase: MNLTEVWSLYKADKQIQGYSPQTLKSYYVQFNLLVKSFGNISIREFSTNSLKVYLGKAAEKLKPSSLGHRIRFIKSLFRWAQDENIINGNPASKIKEPKPEIRVPKYLSEEEIEHLREACHTTFENALFEFMYSTRCRIGEAITLKRTSINFSNQSAIVLGKGNKEREVYFNTRCEIWLKRYLSERKDHEEALFVTTRAPHRMSISQARNVIKLIAKRTDIKKSIHPHQLRHSYATKLLNNGAPLEVIQNLMGHEKSETTKMYAYLSGAMRRDLYRKYF; encoded by the coding sequence ATGAACTTAACTGAAGTATGGAGTTTATATAAAGCAGATAAGCAAATCCAAGGTTATTCTCCACAAACATTAAAGTCATATTACGTTCAATTTAACTTGTTGGTGAAGAGTTTTGGAAATATATCCATTCGAGAATTTTCAACTAATTCTCTTAAAGTTTACCTGGGAAAAGCAGCTGAAAAGCTTAAGCCATCCAGTCTTGGTCACAGAATTCGTTTTATTAAATCTTTATTTAGATGGGCACAAGATGAAAATATAATTAATGGAAATCCTGCTTCAAAAATCAAGGAACCAAAACCCGAAATAAGGGTTCCAAAATACCTGTCTGAAGAGGAAATTGAACATTTGCGGGAAGCTTGTCATACAACATTCGAAAATGCTTTATTTGAGTTTATGTACTCAACAAGATGCAGAATTGGTGAAGCAATAACACTAAAGAGGACTTCAATCAATTTTTCTAATCAATCAGCAATCGTATTAGGTAAAGGAAATAAAGAACGAGAAGTATATTTCAATACTCGTTGTGAAATATGGTTGAAGCGTTATTTAAGTGAGCGAAAAGATCATGAGGAAGCACTTTTTGTGACAACACGCGCACCCCATCGAATGAGTATTTCTCAAGCGAGAAACGTTATAAAACTGATAGCAAAGAGAACGGACATTAAAAAGAGCATTCATCCCCACCAGCTTAGACATAGTTACGCTACAAAATTATTGAATAATGGAGCGCCTCTAGAAGTGATTCAAAATTTAATGGGTCATGAAAAAAGTGAAACCACAAAAATGTATGCATATCTAAGTGGTGCAATGCGGAGAGACTTGTATAGAAAGTATTTTTAA